A part of Streptomyces sp. NBC_01235 genomic DNA contains:
- a CDS encoding FAD-dependent oxidoreductase produces the protein MTTDVTIIGAGLGGLTLARVLHVHGIPATVYEAEPSPTARMQGGMLDIHDYNGQLALQEAGLIDEFRSLVLEGRQAMRILDRDGTVLFDQSDDGTGGRPEVQRGELRQILLDSLPAGTVRWGHKVSSVRALGKGRHEVTFADGGTVVTSLLVGADGAWSRVRPLLSITTPEYVGRSFVETYLFDADTRHPAAAKAVGGGSLLALAPGKGIQAHRERGGTLHTYIALTEPQDWFAAIDFTDAAAATARIAQEFDGWAPELTALITDCDTAPVLRPLNALPIGHRWDRLPGVTLLGDAAHLSVPNGEGANLAMYDGAELGKVIAAHPDDVEVALTEYEQAMFPRGTEAAAEGTRLNEFLFGDDAPHGLITAFTEDEQTP, from the coding sequence ATGACCACTGACGTCACGATCATCGGCGCTGGGCTCGGAGGACTGACTCTCGCCCGCGTCCTCCACGTCCACGGCATCCCGGCCACGGTCTACGAGGCGGAGCCCTCACCGACGGCTCGCATGCAGGGCGGGATGCTCGACATCCACGACTACAACGGCCAACTGGCTCTGCAGGAGGCGGGCCTGATCGACGAGTTCCGCAGCCTCGTTCTGGAGGGCCGCCAGGCGATGCGGATCCTCGACCGGGACGGGACCGTCCTGTTCGACCAATCCGACGACGGCACGGGTGGACGCCCCGAGGTCCAGCGCGGCGAGCTGCGGCAGATCCTGCTCGACTCGCTCCCGGCCGGTACTGTCCGGTGGGGCCACAAGGTCAGCAGTGTCCGTGCCCTCGGCAAGGGCCGCCACGAGGTGACCTTCGCCGACGGCGGCACCGTCGTCACGAGCCTGCTGGTCGGCGCTGACGGCGCGTGGTCACGGGTTCGGCCACTGCTCTCCATCACCACCCCCGAGTACGTCGGCCGATCGTTCGTCGAGACCTACCTGTTCGACGCCGACACCCGGCACCCTGCCGCCGCGAAGGCGGTCGGGGGCGGCTCGCTGCTCGCACTCGCGCCGGGCAAGGGAATCCAGGCTCACCGAGAGAGGGGCGGCACCCTGCACACCTACATAGCGCTCACCGAGCCGCAGGACTGGTTCGCCGCCATCGATTTCACCGATGCCGCCGCGGCCACCGCGCGGATCGCGCAGGAGTTCGACGGCTGGGCACCGGAGCTCACCGCGCTGATCACCGACTGCGACACCGCGCCGGTCCTGCGCCCCCTCAACGCTCTGCCGATCGGGCACCGGTGGGATCGGCTGCCGGGGGTGACCCTGCTCGGTGACGCCGCCCACCTCTCGGTCCCGAACGGTGAAGGCGCCAACCTGGCGATGTACGACGGCGCGGAACTCGGCAAGGTCATCGCCGCGCACCCCGACGACGTCGAAGTCGCCCTCACCGAGTACGAGCAGGCGATGTTCCCCCGCGGCACCGAAGCCGCCGCAGAAGGCACCCGACTCAACGAGTTCCTCTTCGGCGACGACGCACCCCACGGCCTGATCACCGCGTTCACCGAAGACGAGCAGACCCCGTGA
- a CDS encoding DUF5995 family protein: MAAENIDDVVDGLAGIVREAGRDGDRVGYFAALYRQVTVEVRTAIHGGLFDDGARMDRFDTLFGNRYFDAYDAWRRDRSGPRCWREAFGLLDDADTVIVQHLLLGVNAHISLDLAIAAARTSPGEAIHALRRDFLLINDILARVVLAVQDSVGALSPLLSLLDQVGARTDERILDFSVRQSREEAWYNAVLLAGQNEEEREATIERLDIRAAVLARLIARPGGIVRPALQLIRSTESDDVPAVITHLDNAMERPSARQGTG; this comes from the coding sequence ATGGCGGCAGAGAACATCGACGATGTCGTGGACGGGCTTGCCGGGATCGTGCGGGAGGCCGGCCGCGACGGTGACCGGGTCGGGTACTTCGCGGCGCTGTACCGACAGGTGACCGTTGAGGTCCGCACGGCCATTCACGGTGGGCTGTTCGACGACGGCGCCCGAATGGACCGTTTCGACACGCTCTTCGGCAACCGCTACTTCGACGCGTACGACGCCTGGCGTCGTGACCGGAGCGGGCCCCGTTGTTGGCGCGAGGCGTTCGGGCTGCTCGACGACGCCGACACCGTCATCGTCCAGCACCTGCTACTGGGCGTGAACGCGCACATCAGCCTCGACCTGGCCATCGCCGCCGCGCGGACGAGCCCAGGCGAGGCCATCCACGCGCTGCGGCGCGACTTTCTGCTGATCAACGACATCCTTGCGCGGGTGGTGCTGGCGGTGCAGGACTCGGTCGGCGCCCTGTCGCCACTCCTGTCCCTGCTGGATCAGGTCGGAGCCCGCACCGACGAACGGATCCTCGACTTCAGTGTCCGTCAGTCCCGCGAGGAGGCGTGGTACAACGCCGTCCTGCTTGCCGGCCAGAACGAAGAGGAGCGCGAGGCCACCATCGAGCGGCTCGACATCCGGGCCGCCGTGCTCGCCCGGTTGATAGCTCGACCGGGCGGCATCGTCCGACCGGCCCTGCAGTTGATCCGGAGCACCGAGAGTGATGACGTGCCGGCCGTCATCACTCATCTGGACAACGCCATGGAGCGACCCTCCGCCCGTCAGGGGACGGGGTGA
- a CDS encoding YrdB family protein produces the protein MSSGYGFHPLSLGVRFVLELVALVCFGLWAWAVVPGSLRYVCVVAVPLIVAVLWGVFATPDDASRSGGTVIATPGPLRFLLELAVFFGGAAALYAAGFRTLAVMLAGVLVVYHLLSWDRVLWLVRH, from the coding sequence ATGTCGTCCGGGTATGGCTTTCACCCGTTGTCTCTCGGTGTGAGGTTCGTGTTGGAGCTGGTGGCTCTGGTGTGTTTCGGGCTCTGGGCATGGGCTGTCGTGCCTGGTTCCCTGCGGTATGTCTGCGTGGTTGCCGTTCCCCTGATCGTGGCCGTGCTGTGGGGAGTCTTCGCCACCCCAGACGATGCATCCCGGTCCGGGGGGACGGTGATTGCGACACCTGGTCCGCTGCGGTTCCTGCTGGAGCTGGCTGTGTTCTTCGGCGGTGCGGCGGCGTTGTACGCGGCGGGATTCCGCACTCTCGCCGTGATGCTCGCCGGTGTGCTGGTCGTGTACCACCTTCTGTCGTGGGACCGGGTCTTGTGGCTGGTCAGGCATTGA
- a CDS encoding VOC family protein, protein MSMKPRDNSALGRFWAEALGWNVTGDEPDETNVEPECFTNPAPIAVCIEILAVPEPKTARTACTSTPTTSAAHQPDLVARLEDLGATPVDVSQGDVPWTVFADREGNEFCVLSRSDAGRRPR, encoded by the coding sequence ATGTCGATGAAGCCTCGGGACAACTCCGCGCTCGGCCGGTTCTGGGCGGAGGCGCTCGGCTGGAACGTCACAGGCGACGAACCCGACGAGACCAACGTCGAACCAGAGTGCTTCACCAATCCTGCCCCCATTGCCGTCTGCATCGAGATCCTTGCCGTCCCGGAACCCAAGACGGCAAGAACCGCGTGCACATCGACCCCCACCACCTCTGCGGCCCATCAGCCGGACTTGGTCGCGCGCCTTGAGGATCTCGGCGCGACGCCCGTCGACGTGAGCCAGGGCGACGTCCCGTGGACGGTCTTCGCCGACCGAGAGGGCAACGAGTTCTGCGTCCTCAGCCGCTCTGATGCGGGCCGCCGCCCGCGCTGA
- a CDS encoding dienelactone hydrolase family protein: protein MPAKTLQIPTADGQADAFAAFPDHGERHPGVLMYADGFGIRPVLREMARELAGHGYYVLVPNLFYRHGPAPVIELPEHIGEEVRPAVIAQLMPLIEAHTAERVLSDADAYLRFLATQPEVGAGPVAVTGYCIGGLLAMRTAAAHPGQVAAVAGFHGPVGADGPDSLHRLLSKLTAQVHLGHAETDMTPEALGELNQALDAAGVDYTSEIYPGTVHGFTMSDTDAFNPSARQRHWDRLLPLLDRTLANS, encoded by the coding sequence TTGCCCGCCAAGACACTGCAGATCCCCACCGCAGACGGCCAGGCCGACGCCTTCGCCGCCTTCCCCGACCACGGCGAGCGGCACCCCGGGGTGCTGATGTACGCGGACGGCTTCGGCATCCGGCCCGTGCTGCGGGAGATGGCCCGCGAACTGGCCGGGCACGGGTACTACGTGCTCGTCCCCAACCTCTTCTACCGACACGGCCCGGCACCGGTGATCGAACTTCCCGAGCACATCGGAGAAGAGGTCCGGCCCGCGGTCATCGCCCAGCTGATGCCTTTGATCGAGGCGCACACCGCCGAACGTGTCCTGAGCGACGCCGACGCCTACCTCAGGTTCCTCGCCACCCAGCCGGAGGTCGGCGCCGGACCGGTCGCGGTGACCGGCTACTGCATAGGCGGCCTCCTGGCGATGCGCACCGCCGCGGCCCACCCCGGCCAGGTGGCCGCCGTCGCCGGATTCCATGGCCCCGTGGGCGCCGACGGGCCCGACAGCCTGCACCGCCTCCTCTCCAAACTCACCGCCCAGGTCCACCTCGGCCATGCCGAAACCGACATGACGCCCGAGGCCCTCGGCGAGCTCAACCAGGCGCTGGACGCCGCAGGTGTCGACTACACCTCCGAGATCTACCCCGGCACCGTCCACGGCTTCACCATGTCCGACACCGATGCCTTCAACCCCTCCGCACGGCAGCGCCACTGGGACCGTCTGCTCCCCTTGCTCGACCGCACCCTGGCCAACAGCTGA
- a CDS encoding MarR family winged helix-turn-helix transcriptional regulator, which translates to MIRAEAADVPDDGALKTPDRLRRRASRLLSQLTMRSDRLVNEGLARADARKWHYAVLASLQEYGPGSQAELSRRSGIYRSDMVGVLNELAERDLVERAPDPGDRRRNVITISSQGRRHLRRLDKVLDDLHDELLAPLSPAERDQFVQLLTRLLDHHTRTS; encoded by the coding sequence ATGATCAGAGCCGAAGCCGCGGACGTGCCCGACGACGGCGCGCTCAAGACGCCCGACAGGCTGCGACGGCGGGCGAGCCGACTGTTGTCGCAGCTGACCATGCGGTCGGACCGGTTGGTCAACGAGGGACTGGCCCGGGCCGACGCCCGCAAGTGGCACTACGCCGTGCTCGCCTCACTGCAGGAGTACGGGCCGGGCAGCCAGGCGGAGCTGAGCAGGCGCTCCGGCATCTATCGCAGCGACATGGTCGGTGTGCTCAACGAACTGGCCGAGCGTGATCTCGTCGAGCGGGCGCCGGATCCCGGCGACCGGCGCCGCAACGTCATCACGATCTCCTCCCAAGGCCGCCGCCACCTACGCCGCCTTGACAAGGTCCTGGACGACCTCCACGACGAACTGCTCGCACCGTTGAGTCCGGCCGAACGCGACCAGTTCGTGCAGTTGCTCACTCGCTTGCTGGACCACCACACCCGGACCTCCTGA
- a CDS encoding medium chain dehydrogenase/reductase family protein has product MSATNEATVTATEVVLPGKVAPSGLRLAQRTLPTPAVGQALVRVESTAVSFAESAMRRGRYYGQPAFPFVPGYDLVGVVEGVGPGVDRALLGRRVAALTKTGGWSTAALLTAADLVEVPDGIGADEAETLVVNGLTAYQMLHRSAKVRAGQTVLVLGVSGGVGTVLAQLARHEGTRVIGTAHPRHHEALRELGVEPVDYRDPDLAARVREHAPDGVDAVFDHLGGASVTLSYRLLNRTGMLVSYSIAAALDDTRPVLLDFLPLLAKLAFWNYLPTRRHASFYDVWAGAGKPDSARREAFRARMRTDLTQVFDLLRDGRLTAMIAARFPLTEVAEAMELAESSGRTAVGKIILVP; this is encoded by the coding sequence ATGAGCGCCACCAACGAGGCCACCGTGACCGCTACCGAGGTGGTGCTGCCGGGCAAGGTTGCGCCGTCCGGCCTGCGGCTGGCCCAGCGCACACTGCCGACGCCCGCCGTCGGCCAGGCCCTGGTGCGCGTCGAGTCGACCGCCGTGTCCTTCGCCGAGAGTGCGATGCGGCGAGGCCGCTACTACGGTCAGCCCGCGTTCCCGTTCGTGCCTGGCTATGACCTTGTCGGCGTCGTCGAGGGCGTCGGCCCCGGAGTGGACCGCGCACTGCTCGGCCGACGGGTGGCCGCGCTGACCAAGACCGGTGGCTGGTCCACCGCCGCCCTGCTGACCGCAGCTGACCTGGTGGAGGTGCCCGACGGGATCGGCGCCGACGAGGCGGAGACGCTGGTGGTCAACGGGCTGACCGCGTATCAGATGCTCCACCGCAGCGCGAAGGTACGGGCCGGGCAGACCGTCCTCGTGCTGGGTGTCAGCGGTGGCGTGGGCACGGTCTTGGCGCAGCTCGCCCGGCACGAGGGCACCCGCGTGATCGGCACTGCCCACCCGCGCCATCACGAAGCGCTGCGCGAGCTGGGAGTGGAGCCGGTCGACTACCGGGATCCCGACCTGGCCGCCCGCGTCCGGGAGCATGCCCCTGACGGTGTGGACGCCGTGTTCGACCACCTCGGCGGCGCGAGCGTCACCCTCTCGTACCGACTGCTCAACCGCACCGGCATGCTGGTCTCCTACAGCATCGCGGCAGCGCTCGACGACACCAGGCCCGTGCTGCTCGACTTCCTGCCGCTGCTGGCCAAGCTGGCGTTCTGGAACTACCTGCCCACACGCAGGCACGCGAGTTTCTACGACGTCTGGGCGGGTGCCGGCAAGCCGGACTCGGCCAGGCGCGAGGCATTCCGGGCCCGGATGCGCACGGACCTCACCCAGGTCTTCGACCTGCTGCGCGACGGCCGGCTCACCGCGATGATCGCCGCCCGCTTCCCGCTGACCGAGGTCGCCGAGGCCATGGAGTTGGCGGAGTCATCCGGCCGCACCGCCGTCGGCAAAATCATCCTGGTTCCCTGA
- a CDS encoding TetR/AcrR family transcriptional regulator, which translates to MSEQEPTRRERYRRQAWRRIKAAAMAQVHEAGTEAASLNAIARRMSMSAPALYRYFDDRDELFAELAVDAPLTPSQTHEAAAMREASSTSRVRALAHTYRDWAVDPELLHRTEIEATAGDLPSPRRRSVTPRAMGYCP; encoded by the coding sequence ATGTCCGAGCAGGAGCCGACCCGGCGTGAGCGGTACCGGCGTCAGGCTTGGCGCAGAATCAAGGCTGCCGCCATGGCCCAGGTGCACGAGGCCGGCACGGAGGCGGCGTCGCTCAACGCGATCGCGCGGAGGATGTCGATGTCGGCGCCTGCGCTGTACCGATACTTCGACGACCGGGATGAACTGTTCGCCGAACTGGCCGTCGACGCGCCCCTGACGCCGTCCCAGACGCACGAAGCCGCCGCCATGCGGGAAGCGTCCTCCACGTCACGGGTCCGGGCTCTGGCCCACACCTACCGGGACTGGGCGGTCGATCCCGAGCTGCTCCACCGCACCGAGATCGAGGCGACGGCGGGCGACCTACCGTCGCCACGGCGTCGCAGCGTGACTCCCCGGGCGATGGGTTACTGCCCGTAG
- a CDS encoding TetR/AcrR family transcriptional regulator: MTNETRPVSRRERLRAQTFQEIEDASFAIIDADGVQALSIAALARSMAMSAPAVYRYFPSRDALVAHLVTLSYQHLAAAMSQAVEGSRRAPRTRVRLVVTAYRDWALRYRRRYGMLFGERPGDLAGEVTAQTPLDQAMALLMDMLVAVRDAAPTDGTSGDRALDGQLRLWARSQERPDTAPGVALAAILIWTRVHGIVSLELTGVFDNHTVEAQRLIDLEIDSAIRSLRSARP; encoded by the coding sequence GTGACCAACGAAACGCGGCCGGTGAGCAGGCGTGAGCGGCTACGGGCCCAGACATTCCAGGAGATCGAGGACGCATCGTTCGCGATCATCGACGCGGACGGCGTCCAGGCGTTGTCGATCGCGGCGCTGGCCCGGAGCATGGCGATGTCCGCTCCGGCGGTCTACCGCTACTTCCCGTCGCGGGACGCGCTCGTGGCGCATCTGGTAACCCTGTCCTACCAGCACCTCGCGGCGGCGATGAGCCAGGCCGTGGAGGGCAGCAGGCGGGCGCCGCGCACGCGGGTGAGGCTGGTGGTCACCGCCTACCGTGACTGGGCGCTGAGGTATCGGCGGCGCTACGGGATGCTGTTCGGCGAGCGGCCCGGCGACCTGGCCGGCGAGGTCACCGCGCAGACTCCGCTGGATCAGGCGATGGCGCTGCTCATGGACATGCTGGTGGCCGTCCGGGACGCCGCGCCGACCGACGGCACCAGCGGCGACCGCGCACTGGACGGGCAGCTGCGGCTGTGGGCCCGCTCGCAGGAGCGGCCGGACACGGCACCGGGTGTGGCCCTCGCCGCCATCCTGATCTGGACGCGGGTCCACGGGATCGTGAGCCTCGAACTCACCGGTGTGTTCGACAACCACACGGTCGAGGCACAGCGGCTGATCGACCTGGAGATCGACAGCGCCATCCGGTCCCTGAGGTCGGCCCGCCCCTGA
- a CDS encoding oxygenase MpaB family protein — protein MTYTEASMDALRHSGDELADATVATLFERGEVGTFNTLMRYVSTAGTPLPDGLPEVAREYLHATSAPPAWVDWGEMENARLFFVDNNVHISTALSFASMPACYVVPHVARLLAATHSLEYPSKRMAETGQFTVHLMQPGAFEAGSGFIPAAQKVRLLHASIRHHLRRENRWDVDGLGVPICQEDMIGGQMLFSLLVLDSLHRLNIHMSVDGAEAYLYAWRVVGAMLGVDQSQVPKDMESARQFLDLYMTRHMGPSREGAHLTRQLIDLYEEVVPGTFFDPIVSALIRHLVGDTCADWLDVPHTAWDTVVQAIPHLLGVLEAIEDRSPLGAWALDRLGHLTTVLELSSLTRGRVMHYAIPEQLKKDYGVSSTVPRTRRWTPPAPAAGPN, from the coding sequence ATGACCTACACCGAGGCGTCGATGGACGCCTTGCGGCACAGCGGTGACGAGCTCGCCGACGCGACCGTGGCCACCCTCTTCGAACGCGGGGAGGTGGGCACGTTCAACACGCTGATGCGCTACGTGTCGACCGCCGGCACGCCGCTGCCCGACGGTCTTCCCGAGGTGGCGCGGGAGTACCTGCACGCCACCAGCGCACCACCGGCGTGGGTCGACTGGGGTGAGATGGAGAATGCCAGGCTGTTCTTCGTCGACAACAACGTGCACATCTCCACCGCCCTGTCCTTCGCCTCCATGCCCGCGTGCTACGTGGTCCCGCACGTGGCGAGGCTGCTGGCGGCGACGCACTCGCTGGAGTACCCCTCCAAGCGGATGGCGGAGACCGGGCAGTTCACCGTCCACCTCATGCAGCCCGGGGCGTTCGAGGCAGGCAGCGGCTTCATCCCCGCCGCCCAGAAGGTCCGTCTGCTGCACGCCTCCATCCGTCACCACCTCAGGAGGGAGAACCGCTGGGACGTCGACGGCCTGGGAGTGCCGATCTGCCAGGAGGACATGATCGGCGGGCAGATGCTCTTCTCCCTGCTGGTGCTTGATTCTCTGCACCGGCTGAACATCCACATGAGCGTCGACGGCGCGGAGGCGTACCTGTACGCCTGGCGAGTGGTCGGCGCGATGCTCGGCGTCGACCAGAGCCAGGTGCCCAAGGACATGGAGTCCGCGCGTCAGTTCCTGGACCTGTACATGACCCGGCACATGGGGCCGAGCCGGGAGGGCGCGCATCTCACCCGGCAACTGATCGACCTGTACGAGGAAGTCGTCCCCGGCACCTTCTTCGACCCGATCGTCTCCGCCCTGATCCGCCACCTCGTCGGCGACACCTGCGCCGACTGGCTGGACGTCCCGCACACCGCCTGGGACACCGTCGTCCAGGCAATCCCCCACCTGCTCGGCGTCCTGGAGGCCATCGAAGACCGCTCCCCGCTCGGCGCCTGGGCCCTGGACCGCCTCGGCCACCTCACCACGGTCCTCGAGCTGTCCTCACTCACCCGCGGCCGCGTCATGCACTACGCGATTCCGGAGCAGCTGAAGAAGGACTACGGTGTCTCCTCCACCGTGCCCCGCACTCGCCGCTGGACCCCACCCGCCCCCGCAGCCGGTCCGAACTGA
- a CDS encoding polyprenyl synthetase family protein has product MGDRDETAAFKARVDEVLNRFVAQEADHLLAIDADLGPVADQVEAAVAYGKRLRAAFCYWGWRAAGQPDSDALLRAAASMELVHAAAVVHDDIIDDSPLRHGRPTAHVALRAALRRRPRATTAARALAMLVGDLLMSLAGQLFVTSGLPAAYLARARPLWAALARELIAGECLELLRTGAEPDTAASLKVIRYKTAKYTVEQPLLIGGVLGGAGRRLKEGYSRYGLPLGEAFQLRDDLLGLFGDPVLTGKANSDDLRAHRPTALLAETWRVADAADRERLRALLGRRDPGTDGLEAAREVMSRLEAPDRIEQMITARVEEATRALDDMDIPAHASRALTDLAHSAAVRRH; this is encoded by the coding sequence GTGGGTGACCGGGATGAGACGGCCGCGTTCAAGGCCCGCGTCGACGAGGTGCTGAACCGGTTCGTGGCGCAGGAGGCGGACCATCTGCTGGCGATCGACGCGGATCTGGGCCCGGTGGCCGACCAGGTCGAGGCCGCCGTGGCGTACGGCAAGCGGCTGAGAGCGGCGTTCTGCTATTGGGGCTGGCGGGCCGCTGGTCAGCCCGACAGCGACGCGCTGCTGCGGGCGGCCGCGTCCATGGAACTGGTCCACGCCGCCGCGGTCGTGCACGACGACATCATCGACGACAGCCCCCTGCGGCACGGCCGGCCCACCGCGCACGTCGCCCTGCGAGCCGCGCTGCGTCGTCGTCCCCGTGCCACGACCGCGGCCCGGGCGCTGGCCATGCTGGTGGGGGACCTGCTCATGTCGCTGGCCGGACAGCTGTTCGTCACCAGCGGCCTGCCCGCGGCCTACCTGGCTCGTGCCCGCCCCCTGTGGGCGGCCCTGGCCCGGGAGCTGATCGCGGGGGAGTGCCTGGAGCTCCTGCGCACGGGTGCCGAGCCGGACACGGCGGCGTCATTGAAGGTGATTCGGTACAAGACCGCGAAGTACACCGTCGAGCAGCCTCTGCTGATCGGAGGTGTGCTGGGCGGCGCCGGGCGGCGGCTGAAGGAGGGCTACTCGCGCTACGGGCTGCCGCTCGGCGAGGCGTTCCAGCTACGTGACGACCTGCTCGGCCTGTTCGGGGATCCGGTCCTCACCGGAAAGGCCAACTCCGACGACCTGCGCGCTCACCGGCCCACCGCCCTGCTGGCGGAGACCTGGCGGGTGGCCGACGCGGCCGACCGGGAGCGCCTGCGCGCGCTGTTGGGCCGGCGCGATCCGGGTACGGACGGCCTGGAGGCGGCGCGCGAGGTGATGAGCCGACTCGAAGCACCTGACCGAATCGAGCAGATGATCACCGCGCGGGTCGAAGAGGCCACCCGCGCCCTGGACGACATGGACATCCCCGCACACGCCTCACGAGCCCTGACCGACCTGGCACATTCGGCCGCTGTCCGCCGGCACTGA
- a CDS encoding polyprenyl synthetase — MTEEAGRGGGSPGQAVLLVAGLADLAVSALGSAMDNVRGFLSRSDAAELAAEAERDLTARGRLALDRYAAAPPAHLEVLAQNALARRAADGG; from the coding sequence GTGACAGAAGAGGCCGGACGTGGCGGGGGTTCACCCGGGCAGGCGGTGCTGTTGGTGGCGGGGCTGGCCGACCTGGCGGTGAGCGCCCTCGGCTCGGCCATGGACAACGTACGCGGGTTCCTGAGCCGCTCGGACGCGGCGGAGCTGGCCGCTGAGGCGGAGCGGGATCTGACGGCACGCGGGCGGCTGGCTCTGGACCGGTACGCGGCAGCGCCGCCTGCCCATCTGGAGGTCCTCGCCCAGAACGCACTGGCCCGGCGGGCTGCCGACGGTGGGTGA
- a CDS encoding RICIN domain-containing protein: MLKEVPRRPVGRWRRAVTAFLTLLGGLAALLLPATEAHAATVSFTTGAARTDQNGNTLQLHGLGIIKVGSTWYGFGEDKTGETSSDTSFQNITCYASTDLANWTYQGAALTRQSSGDLGPSRVVERPKVIYNASTSTYVMYMHIDSTNYSEAKVGVATSSTPCGPYTYRGSFRPLGNLSRDLGLFQDTDGTGYLLSEDRNNGLRIDKLSADYLSVDSAVAVLGGSGSSSVEAPAMVKVSGRYYVFGSHLTGWSLNDNIYATATSLGGTWSSFRNFAAPGTKTYGSQTANVITVQGSAGTTYIYAGDRWNTSDLGSSKLIWLPMTIRGTTVNVGQYPTWSLDPGAGTWTADSGVPSAGVHTLTNGNSSMLMDVASGSTSSGAKIIQWSSNGGANQQWTLTKVADNIYTLKSVKSGLCLDVPNQSTATGVQLDQWTCNGGTNQQWFLDLVGSYSGSTYLLAGVGSDLNIGVAGGSTTQGAAVDQETGTGATSQQWSLS, from the coding sequence ATGCTCAAGGAAGTTCCCCGTCGGCCGGTCGGCCGATGGCGCAGAGCCGTCACCGCCTTCCTGACACTGCTCGGGGGCCTTGCCGCGCTCCTGCTGCCGGCGACCGAGGCGCACGCGGCCACGGTGTCGTTCACCACGGGCGCCGCGCGGACCGACCAGAACGGCAACACGCTGCAACTGCACGGCCTCGGCATCATCAAGGTGGGGAGCACCTGGTACGGCTTCGGGGAAGACAAGACCGGCGAGACGTCGTCGGACACGTCGTTCCAGAACATCACGTGCTACGCCTCGACCGACCTCGCCAACTGGACGTACCAGGGGGCCGCCCTGACCAGGCAGAGCAGCGGAGATCTGGGCCCCAGCCGCGTCGTGGAGCGGCCCAAGGTCATCTACAACGCCTCGACCAGCACGTACGTGATGTACATGCACATCGACAGCACCAACTACTCCGAGGCCAAGGTCGGTGTGGCGACCAGCAGCACTCCGTGCGGCCCCTACACCTACCGGGGAAGCTTCCGGCCGCTGGGCAACCTGAGCCGTGACCTCGGTCTGTTCCAGGACACCGACGGAACCGGCTATCTGCTCAGCGAGGACCGCAACAACGGCCTGCGCATCGACAAGCTGTCCGCCGACTACCTGTCCGTGGACAGCGCGGTGGCGGTACTGGGCGGCAGTGGCAGCAGCAGCGTCGAGGCGCCCGCCATGGTGAAGGTCAGCGGCCGCTACTACGTGTTCGGCTCCCACCTGACGGGCTGGAGTCTGAACGACAACATCTACGCCACCGCCACGTCACTGGGCGGCACCTGGTCGTCGTTCCGGAACTTCGCCGCCCCCGGCACCAAAACCTACGGAAGCCAGACGGCGAACGTCATCACCGTGCAGGGCTCCGCCGGCACCACCTACATCTACGCCGGCGACCGCTGGAACACCTCCGACCTCGGCTCGTCGAAGCTGATCTGGCTGCCGATGACCATCAGGGGGACGACGGTGAACGTCGGTCAGTACCCCACCTGGTCCCTCGATCCCGGCGCCGGCACCTGGACGGCCGACAGTGGGGTGCCCTCCGCGGGGGTCCACACGCTGACCAACGGCAACAGCTCCATGCTGATGGACGTGGCGAGCGGCTCCACATCGAGCGGCGCCAAGATCATCCAATGGTCGTCCAACGGCGGCGCCAACCAGCAGTGGACCCTCACCAAGGTGGCGGACAACATCTACACGCTGAAGAGCGTCAAGAGCGGCCTGTGCCTGGACGTGCCGAACCAGTCGACCGCCACCGGCGTGCAGTTGGACCAGTGGACCTGTAACGGTGGGACCAACCAACAGTGGTTCCTCGACCTGGTCGGCAGCTACAGCGGCAGCACCTACCTGCTCGCCGGGGTGGGCAGCGACCTGAACATCGGCGTCGCGGGCGGCTCGACCACCCAGGGCGCGGCGGTGGACCAGGAGACGGGCACCGGCGCGACGAGCCAGCAGTGGAGTCTCTCCTGA